The sequence below is a genomic window from Corvus cornix cornix isolate S_Up_H32 chromosome 1, ASM73873v5, whole genome shotgun sequence.
ggtgaccagtgacaggatctgagggaatggcctgaagttgtgtcaggggaagtttaggttggatatcagaaaaagCTTCTTCACACAGaaggtggttgggcactggaacaagttcccaaggaagtggtcacagcaccaagccggacagagttcaagaagagtttggacGACACTCTCAGGAAtatggtgtgactcttggggtggtcgtgtgcagggcctggagctggATTCAATTATCCTAGTGCCTCCCTTCCAACTCcggatattctgtgattctgtgacttaaaataatgaaattccACGTGTCCCTTGCCTTAGAAACGACGCCGCAGAAGGGCGGTGGCGGCAGCgcccgggggctgcgggccCGTCAGCCCGGTTCGGACCCCGCTCCCACTCACCTGTCGGCTCccgccctcctcctcctcctcctcctcgtccgAGCGGCCTCCTCCCCGCCGGGCCGCTGCCCGCTCCCAGTCGCCTCTTCGCAGCCCTGGATCGGGAGGGGAAGCGGCGATCAGCCCGGGCCCGGCCCACACCCCCCGGCCCGCCGAACCGCCCCGCTCACCTCTTTCTCCCGTGACTGGAGAGCTTCTTCTTGCCGGTCTCCGGCTCTGCGGGAAGACACGCGGCGGTCAGACGGCCCCGGACGccgcggggcggccgcgggccgGTCCAGGCCGCACTTACCTGGCGGCAGGAAGCGGGCCAGCTCCACCTCGGCCCCGCGCTGCTTGCGGGCCTTGCGCCCGGGGCCGCGCTTCTCCTTCCTGGTGGGGTCGAGCTTCCGCCCCATGGCCGCGCCGCGGGAGCCCCGCGCTCCCCCGCCACACGTGcgcgctccccgccgccccggcgCACGCGCCGCCGCTCTCCATCGCTGATTGGCCCCGCCCGCAACGTCAGCGGCGCGCGCCGCCCACCCCGGGACGCgcagggcccggccccgccgcgggaACGGCGGCAGCGCCTCCGCGGGGCCTGCGGGACCGGAACGGGCCGCGCCTGCCCCTGCAGCGGGCTCCTGCCGCGGGCTCCTGCCGCGGGCACACACAGTAGTGAAAGGCAGGGTGCAGAGgcaagggggaaaagagaaattacagaaTCCGAGACTGTTAAGGTGGGGGGAAAAGAGGGCCTAAAGATCATCTTGCACAACACCGGTGCGAGGGGTACGGACAGCACTCCTGAGACCAGGTTCCTCAAGGCTTTATCgagcctggccttggacactgctAGGGCTGGGGCATCTACTACCCTTCTCAGAGGTGTAGGATACCCCAAAACCTGCTCTGATACAGCAAAAAGACATGACTACCTCTTCTTCTTTCAATGTTGAAACCACATACTTACCCCCAGTACACTCATGATAATAGagacaacaaaataaaatacaaggaaactttatttttcagttttatcaacgttttgctctgttttttgttggtttttcattgttgtttgcttttgtcttcAAGCTGCTTATTAGTTGACAAGTCCGGTCAGTTTCTGTATTAAAAAGGATTTTGATGGAGGTAGCTTTGTCTCTGTCCTGGCTTTTGCTTGGTCTTGCCTGCGCACTTGTCTCAGTAAACaaactcaaaataaaattaagaacGAAAACTGGAATTCCAGGCGGAGGCAATGAGCAATGCAGCCAGGTTCTCCATGTAACAGACATGGCGCTGGGGCCTCCAGTCACTATATACAGAGTCCATCATACATCCATCCCCCTCTCTCCTAAACACACTCCTTGCTCCAACgggctggctgcagaggaaggagtttcttctcctcccagagacctgagcagcagcttccaTGGAGGGAAACAGCACCCAGTCAGGAATGTCAGGCAGAGGGGTAGAGTGTGaaggggtggggtgggggggtcACTTCAGCTTGGCCGAAAGGTCAACAGCACTGGGCCAGGGACTCACTGCTGCTGGGCCACCTGTAGGGCGAGAGAGGAGGACCTGAGACTCACGGGCTGGTCACCAGAGCCCAGCTTGGCCCACggagcccccctccccccatAACTCCCTTACTGACCAGAGCGGGTACGTACTTGttggggagggggcggcggcgggggctcACTGCTGCGGTTGGCCAGGCGGCTGAGGATGTTGCGCTCCGACATCTGGAGGCGCACTGCCACGGGTGGGATGCGGGCAATCGTGGCAGGCAGACGAGTCACATCTGCCTTCATGTCACTCAaaagctcctccagctgcttcagAACTACAAGAGAAAGGGACATCTGTTCCGAGGGGAAAGGGACACCCCAGAGGGGACAGCAATGCTGAACGCCTATGCCACCTTTGTTTAGCACACCGCCTTACCTTTGTGCAGCACAGCATTGGCTGGTTTATTCCCAGCCATTGACTCCTTGGATAGGTGCTGGTGGCTCTCAGCCAGGCATTCCACCTCTGCAAAACGTGTGTTCAGAGCCATGGACGGGTGAGAGGGGTCTTCGGACATGTTCAGATAGGCAGCTCGTCGCAGCTGCTCCTCAATCACCAGCGcttgctccaggagctgcaagGTGGAGCAGGAATGAGTctttcagcagctgcctgagaGGGAGCTTCGTTTGCACCCCGTCTCTCCTAATCCAATTCCCCACCATCTCATAAGGGGAGATGATTGTGTAGCTGAAAGTCCTTTCACCAGCCTGTCTTACTGAGTAGCCAAAATAACAAGGGCTTCATGAAGCAAAGTCAGACACAAGAAATTCAGGCTACATCGGGTTTAACAGACTACTACAGCTCCTCTAGTATTTTCATTCCTCTGCTGATTCTTTATGAGGCAAATGGGATGGAGGTTGCTCTTTGAACCCAAGTGAGAAGTATTCCATCCTATTTACACAGGGTCTGAAATCTTATAAGCATTTGGAGAAATCAACTGGAGTCCTGGCAGTGCAGAACTGATCATTCAGTCTATAGTCAATTAATGTTTTGCCCCAAGACTGAGACCTACATAGCCTTTACTTGAATTGATCTTAAATCACTCCCACAACTAAGCTATGTTCACTCCTAAAGAGGATGAAGTAGAGACTGCAGGCAGCCCTTTCAGCAACCCATTGAGTTCTGTTCAGGCACATGGAATGGGCCGTAGCAGACCAAGCAGAAGCTGTGACAAAAACAGCCACTTGAACCTTAAGCCTCCTGCATACCAGTTGTTCAATAAACATTTGGATAGAGAGCACTGAACCAAGCTCCCCAATACCATTTCCAGAAAAAAGGGAGCTCCTATCATGCAGCAAACTGCATGATCCTGAGATATATTGCCTTTTTTATTACCTTGAAAAGGCACTGCATAAACCTTTCACTTTCTTGGTGGAAACTCAGAACTGCAAGAACTTGTTCTTAGAGATCGAGGCAGTTACCACACTAAAGAGAAACCCTTACCTTAAATCTCCTTGCCAAGAActtattctttatttccagGAAGTTACCCCTGTTCATCTCACCCTTGAAGGGTTCATTGAGGATGGCGTAACGTGGATCATTCTGAATATCCTGCCAACGGGCATAGCCATGACTGAGATGGGATGAGCTCAGGCAAACAAAGGCAGTGAAAACAAGGGAATACACAGCCCAGGCAGTACTGTTCTCCAGAGGGGGTGGGGAAAGGGGATACAGAGAAGGGACAAACAGGAGCCAAGGAAGAGGAATGAGAACTATGTCCTGCTAGGTCTTAACTATGCTGCAGGAAGCTTCCCCCTCCCACCCATCACTTTCACTCTTGTGAAGAGGATAGAACACTCTCTCATTTAACCTACTCCAGTCAGACTCAGAACGGCCCTTCACCGTGACAAATTATGTACAAGGTGGGAGAATGTGTCTGTCATGGCAAGGATACTTAATAATCCCAGCAAGGAGCCAGTAGTCATGACGCCGATGCCAGATCTCATAGGTCTTCTTGGTGACAGTTGCAGCCCGCTCTTCATTCTGCCAGAGGGAGTGTAGTTCTGGAAAGGCAAGAGACACCAGAATGGTTGGAAGTTACTTCATAAACATAAGCAGGAGCTTAAAAACGAATTCAAACAGATAAAGATCTCATACCAGTGAAGCCACCATCTGCTATGTTGAACATGAAGCGCTGCTTTATTGCCTTCTTGTGCCTTTCATCTACTGATTCCTTCAGCATCTCTCCGTTCTGCAGCATCACCACGTCTCTCTTATCATCGTCCTTTTTCTCATCTGTACACACAGGAAATTATTAGAACAAACATGGCAGATACCACAACAAGTTGGACCCACAAGGAATCCTTGCAGAAGAAAGGttaaggaagagaagggaggtATCATGCCTCACCTTTCTCATCCAGAGTGATTATAGGAGGGTCAGGGGGATTCTCAATAGCTGCTCTGTCTTCCACTTTCTCCACAtcagctgcaggagagaaggGGAACATGAGATGTACAGGAACATATCAAGTTCACAGTTTTGTTCTTCAACCAGTAAAACCCAGTACTATTCTGTAAGTCCCCAATGATTTTCTACATTCAAGCCTGTTTCTTTAGGATTAACTGCTTTGTACCTTTGCTTTCTACTTCCATTGGTTCATCTGgtctttccttcccttctgtttcctctacttttttttcatcGGCTTCTGTGGAGTTCACTGGGGATTTTGCTTCCTGGGGTGGTGTCTCCACAGGCTGAGCACACTGCTGAGGACAGGGATCAGTGAGACACAAAGTATAGAAACAGAACACAGTCAGAGTCTTGGAAAGCAACGACACACAAAACTGTGAGGCCACTTCTGAGGACCAGTTATCTTCAAGTATCACTCTAAAAACTCATTTCTGCCTCAGCTGGGAGATGAAGAGGGGGCAGAAGTAGAGAAATTACAAGgcaaaaaagccaaaactcACCTCCATAGGGACCtctgtttcagcagcagaggcacCGAGCTCCTTCTCTGGTTCAGATGGCTCTCCTTGCTCCTTAGCACTAGCTCCTTCTTCTACTTTTACTCCTTCTTCTGTGTATTCCCCACGGCACAGCAGACAAAAGAGAAGCCATCAGTAAGATCTTTCCTGCTAGCAAGCACACTTCTCCTTTGCTCCCAGAGATCAGGCCCATCAAAATGGAACTAACATGAcccccccttttccctgcccacTACAAATGCTGGGCTTCTCACTGATGTCAGCTCATCCCAGGAAAGCTAGTGTCCTCTCTTGCCTTTAAGGGCTTGCACATGTCTTTGGCAGCCCTCCTAACATGAGAGTAAGCTGATCTGCGTCCACCCCCAGACCCCACCACCACAGTTCCGGTGAGGGGAACAGTCAGGGTAAGGTCAGGACGCAGGGTTGTACAAGAGGGGAGCCCTCACCAGGTGGAGGAACAGGGGCAGGTGTATTTGGCTGTGTATCCCCTGGTGTCGAAGGAGTTGGAGTTTTGGGGGAGGGTGAGCTGGGCTGTGAAAGTTTCTTGTTCTCCTCTATCTCTGCCAGTTCTGGCATACTCCAGCGGCCATTCACATGCTCAAATTCCTGCACCTGCacaagagggagagaaagactATCACTGGAGGGGTCATACAAAGCTCATTCTTACAGCTGTAGAGGCAGACCACCGAGCACACAACGAAAGTCGGTGTGAAAGGTGAGGTAACTCCCTAACTCAAGACCCCAGTGACTACAGTTGTATGGACAGCAAAGGGCACATTGCTCTGCTAAGCACTGACCTTTTTGCGTATGAGTGACATGACCCCAATGCGAGTAAGGACGTGCTGTCGAGAAAGACCTTCCCGTGGGACCCCATCTGCAAAGGTCTCTGCACCATCAGCTCCAGGCTCACATAAATGGCGCATGAACAACGAGACATAGGCCCTGCAGCAATTGAAAGACAAGCAATTAGCCCGTAAGTTGTGTTATCTGGAGACATGCATTGTCAGACCCCTTCCAGCACGTAAGGGAAATTACCCATAAGAGACTCTTAACCCATAGTTACAAATTCTGGGGCTCCAGGCTTCTTCAAGAATTTCCTGACAGAATCACTACATACATAGAGGATACACAGCTAACTCAAGAGTCTTGAGCCAGAAACAATCATAAACCCAAGAAAGACTCTGGGAGAGTATTCATTATATGCTTGTAGAGCCATGCTACTCCTctaaaagcatttgcttttggTGACTTAAGAGTCAGGTCCAAGTAAGAGAGTTAGGAACAATCCCAGCTTATACTTCATTCTCCCACAGAGAACCAACCAATACATTAAGGAAATGTAGTCTCTAAGACCCAACTCTCATTCTTCCCCAAAAGGACTAGTTGCTTCCATTGCTGCCTAACGCAGACTCACTTGAACTCTTTCTCTGACTTGCCACGGAGGTCCCGAACAAGCCACTGAGTGGTGAAGGCATCCTGAGGTGGCATTCCATAGCGCATGATAGCATTGAGGAAGGCTTTCCGCTGGCGAGCGTTGAAACCCAACACCTAGAATAAAGGAGCAGACACACAGATATGGCAAGAGCAATATAGGAGCAGCTGGGATGCAAATGTCTTCCCTGGTACAGCCTACCTCAATGTTCCCTCCCACACGGGCCAGTAAGGGAGGCAGAGGCTTATCCTTATCATTTCTCAGGCCCTTGCGGCTAGGCCGGCGAgctgctgaaaagagaaatgcagctAAGTAAAGACACAATGCACAGCATATTGCTGTGTGAATATTGCCCCAGCAGGAGAGCGCCACAAAACGTGCAAATTGCCCAAATCAAGTCCCAACTGTTTCCACACTCAAAGCAACCCAGAAACTCTGGCTCCAGCAGAACTTACCTTCAGACCTCTCATCAAAGTCCTCATCTCCTTCCTCAGAAGCAACTGAATAGTCTGACTGATTATCTGACTGGTCATCCTGCcagtctgaaagaaaaacagcacgTGAGCCTGAGACGCTACTCCGTTACTTCCCAGCAACATATACTTACACCCATTTTTCCCTCAGGGTCCTGTGGATTTGTACCTCTATCCTCCTGTGAGCCATCATTGTAGTTAACTTGCTTGCGAATACGTTTGCCCTTGCCCAGATTCCTGGCCAGATCCTCCTGTTGTTGCTCATAATGGTGACGGAGCAGTTTCTCCCAGTAATCAGGATCGACTGACTCCTCCTGCTTAATAATTTCCCGCTcaacctcctcttcctcctgccagaGACGTAACAAATTTAGGGCCCTCTGCTTTAAGTCCCAGCAGATATATCCCTGTGCCTGCTTGGTCCTAAAAGCTTCAGAGCTCAATTAACTTAGTTGATCCTCCATCACTCAGAAGAACATATTAACTGACATCCACCTCATACTCACCCCCATCTCCTCCTCACGAACCACATACTGGGCCACCTTGAAGGAGCTGAGATATTCATTCATGCCCTGAAGTTCTGTATCTTCTGTTTCATCCTGGTTCCGATCCAATAGACGCTCAATTGCTTTGTCATCATAGTGGATAACACTACTGTCCTCACCTTCTTTGTTATCCCCTGAAGGAAGAGTACAGGCACCGTTGCTGTATGAATCTCAGTGGACTAAGAAAGGGAATGCCACCCTAGACCCTCTTTGTAGAGCTATAATCAGCACTGTGCCTACAGTCTCTCACTAAATAAGGAGCCAGATCTCCCCACCCCCTTTGGTTCTACTCCCAGGCACTCACCCCCCTCAGTAGCCTCATCCTTGAAGAGCTCTTCAGTGCCAAATTTGAGAATGTCATCAAGTTCCTGTTTGGACATGGAGCCTGTCTTGGAGCCCAACCCCGGTCTCACTACCAGATGAGTTAGCATCATCTTCTTCTTGGCCACCTGAGTGATACGCTCCTCCACTGAGGCCCTTGTCACAAAGCGGTATATCATCACTTTCTTGTTCTGTCCAATTCTGTGTGCACGGCTGAAGGCCTAGAAAAGAGATGTGCTCAAAACAATCTAGAGCTACACAAGCAGTAGTCTGATATACCCCACCTACCTCCACAAGCTTCCCACTAGCCTTCATGTTGGCTCCTGGCATTAGTGAAGACTGTGCCCTGGAAGATCCCTCGACTATTTCACTTCCCATCTCTACCCATCCTCACTGCTCTAATTTTGCATATTTCTAGAGGGCAAGTCTCACATTCCTTCACTCCTTATGACcattttatttcccctcttcCTCAGGATTACTCCACAGTGAGTGACCTCATTCAGACTCACCTGGATATCATTGTGGGGGTTCCAGTCTGAATCGTAGATAATCACAGTATCTGCGGTGGCCAAGTTAATACCAAGACCCCCAGCTCGAGttgaaagcagaaagcagaactgctgagctccaggagCTAAGataaaaaagacaacaaaagtAATCAAGGGAGAGTGCAATACTCCAAGAAGGATTTGTAACTGATCCACATCACCTGATAGGGAATTGCTACTAATTTAAGATCACAGGAAAACAGTGGAAGACTTGGGGCACAACAATCCCATGATGAGCATTAAGCACATACAAGacaagttttcattttacagaaaagacAGGAGACTATATACCATTGAACCGATCAATAGCCTCCTGACGCATGTTCCCTGTGATTCCTCCATCAATGCGCTCATATTTGTACCCTTCATGTTCCAAAAAATCTTCTAGAAGGTCCAACATTTTAGTCATCTGCGTATcagaaaaacaccaccacagaGGAGTGAGGGACAAGTGGATACCAGATCAACAGacttctttctcagaaaaagtATTCCCAGCCTAAAGGCTTTTCTCCATGTACCTGAGAGAATATGAGCACTCTGTGACCTCCTTCCTTCAGGTTCTTTAACATCTTCTGGAGCAGCAACAGCTTTCCAGAGGCTCGAATAAGTGCGCTACCATCATACATGCCATTTGGCATTTTTGGAGCTtcctaagaagaaaaagagaaagagggaatAAGGGGCAAGGATCAAAAAACAGCTTGAAGGGATGTAACTTGGTCTTAGTCCCCAGCTGATGCTGGCTCACACCTGGTCACTTAGCTTGGCACAACCACAGGGTACAGCATACACTACCTGTATGAAACATCAGTGCTACCCTGTGCCTCTTCTCTTGCAATTTGACTCCTACACAACCTCCTCTTTTCTTACTTACTCCCTACTCTTACAGTCTTCACCACCTCACACGAGTAAAAAGATACCTCCTACCTGTCATATAAATGTGCTGGAAAAGGAATGGCCTTCCAGCATGTTGGGTTTAAATAAAGACAGGATGAAAAAAACACATACaagcaaaaagagagaaatgggaaCCCCTCCATGCCTCACCTAGGGAGCTAACTGGCTCCCTGATAACAACCAGCAGGGAACATTTGCTTATACAGAAAACGTGACTGGACATACCATAGCAGCCACAGGGAAGAGGTAGGGGTGGTTACAGCACTTCTTCAGATCCATGACAACATTGAGCAATGAGACTTGGTTACCACCACCCCGTGCATTCAGTGCCTCGAAGTTTCTTgtcaaaatgtatttataatatttcctgaaaacaaagaagaaaatagaacaACTCAGGCAGAGTTCTCATGAGAATGACTAACCTACTCTTCTCTTGCTAAACTCTGCACTGCTCCTGGCATTACCTGCCAGCTACCTAGGCTCTGCCACTGGCACTCACTATCTCTTTATCCCTTACACCAGAGCACAGAATTAGTCCTTCCTCTGCTCTAGTGGCAGCCCACTGTGCAGAAAACCCTGCAGAGTAAGGATAAGGCTGTTTGAAAGCGCAGAGCAGAGAAACACTAGCTCAACAGCAGATGCTCTCTTCATCCCCACACTCACTTCTGCATGGGACTCAGCTCCACTCTGACAATGAGTTCAGTCTTAGATGGCATATTCTTGAAAACATCAGCCTTGAGACGCCTCAGCATATGTGGGCCCAGCATGTCGTGGAGCTTCTTGATCTGATCTTCCTTGGCAATATCCGCAAACTCTTCTAGGAAGCCCTCCAAGTTACTGGGGGGAAACAGACACTCAGCAAACgccacaaaggaaaaagagcaaaagagcAAGTGAGGGGATAGGAATGACAAGACAGGCAGGCTGACTTGCACTGCAAGACATACTGGAATCTCTCGGGCGTCAGGAAGTTCAGCAGGTGGAACAGTTCTTCCAGGTTGTTCTGCAGCGGAGTTCCTGTAAGCAGCAGCTTGTGCTGGAGGGAGTAACCATTCAGCACACGGAAGAACTGgaaaggagagagcagggaagaaagtgggaaaataaaccaaaacatgCACACAAATACAACAAAGGCTTATTAAGTCATAggcttacaaaaaaaaaaaaaaattctagaaagTTGACACCAATCTAGGGTTCAATTTAGATCACATCAGCTGTTTGGACAAGAGTTCCAAGTAGCTCACATTCCAGTCAGGGTTATTAGACTGATCTTATTTGGATCATTGCTCTGCATACCTAAAACACGACTACAACAAATCCTCCGAACCATCAGGTGCTAGTAGGTTTCCTTTGCTCTTACAAGTTACAAACTCTTTCAGACCACCAATCATTTCTAGGCTGCTGTACtatgtattttttcttgctaaATTAGTGTTCCACATTCCTACAACTACTCTGCCTTGAGAATTCTAGAAATAACCAAGTCACTCTTCCTATTCATATCActcctggcagtgttccagaGCTCTGAacaagcagaggagaaaaagggttTGCCAATGTGTCTTGAAGGTAATTTGCGCTGGTTTTCACAACAATGAAGTAATTCCAGACAGATGTAGTGAGCAGTTAAAGTACTGCACTGAAAAGCACAAGTGTACCATGTTCACCTGCACAAATTGACAGTAAAGCAGTAATTTCTTTATGAGCTTGGCCATTTCTCTGCTTATCTTACACTTAGCATGATACAAGGTCAAACTTAATGAAAGCAGCTGTACTACATGGCAAACAAGAACCAAATTGcttatgttttggtttttgcaCCAGAAGAGTACTTCTAGTGGCCTCCacagggatttatttttctatgtagCTATAGTtaaaaatgttctcattttgGAATCAAATGTGGAAGTTACTAATTATATCTGCAAAACTTTAGGAGATAACCCCAATTTGTCAAGAAGCATCTGACCTATCTATCTTGCAGCCAAATACCGATAAGCTGTTCTTATAGGTCAGGAAACTGCTGTAGAAGAAGAGATTTAATGGTTCTGCATAGTGTCAGAGAGTAACCTTGAGCCTTTACATCCTCTTTCAATTAATGAATATTAATAGTAAGCATTCATTCCTACTTCCAATGGTTTCAATGCTAAGCATAGAATGGCATCCAGTCTTAGTGCCTACAATAAAATAAGATCTAGAAACTGAACTGCAAGCACAGCTGTGATGTCTCAGGAAGATGCCTCATGCCAAGATCCAAAACACTAAAGccatttaaacaaaacaaacaaagaaatcaaGCAGCAATTTTGTCTTACAGTCTCCAAAAACCTCTAAAACCAGCCTTCCAATAATAATTGTTTTTGGTGTACTGAGCACTAGAACCCAGCTGAAGACAGACAAATCAATACCAGAATTAAGGCACAAGGCGTAGGGAGGGGTTGGATTAAGAAAGTACAGTCAAGTCTACCCAATTCAAACAAGCTTAGTTAAGGTGCAGCCTCATCTAAAGCAGCTATATAGCTTTCAGCACCTACCCAGGCATTTTTAAACACCTCTGCCCACCCTCAATTTCTGTAACACCTAATTAGTACTGCTAAAAAGCCAGATGAATGCAGAGAGCAAGCTGACTCTGGAAGCAGGGTAATTCTGCTCATGGAGCATGCTTTATGCTCAGCATGGTAAACCTTTTCAGAATAGAGGTGGTGAAGATATGTGATCTGCTTTCAGAGAAGTCATTTTGTATTTGAGAGCAACAACCACATCCTGGTTTTTCAGTCTATACCAATAGCCCATTCACCTGGAAAGAAAGCTGTTCTAACCAGTGATCTGTGTAAGTAAAGTTGTTGCCAATGATGATCAATCTCCAAATGCAGgctgttcatttttctttttagtaacACATCAAATTTACTACTGAACAAATGACTAAGAGCTGTCTCTCTCCCCTGCAACATATGCCATGCCTATGAACCACCTATGCTTCTCTGTACCTTAGACTGATTGTTCTTCAGTCTGTGAGCTTCATCCACAATGAGACAGGCCCAGTCAATAGAGCCTAGTATGGCCATATCAATTGTGATCAATTCATAGGAGGTGAGAAGCACGTGGAACTTGACGGCAGCCTCcttctgcaaaggaaaaggatgaATGTGTAAGGGGATAGAGCATGCAGTGCTTCTCCATCAAGTTATCCTGGTGAGCCCTGGTCAACAGCACATCAAAAACTTTTCACACCCCCAGTCTCCTGTCACAAGATTCAAAATGCTGCCCAAAACATTTTAGCCTTTTAATTCCCTATTACTCTCAACACATAAGTCTCCTCAACCCCCTCAGTTCCTGCTACTTTTGGATAGTTGTCAAATACTCTAACAGAGATATTTAACAAATAAGCAGTGAGTAGAGGTATGTTAGGGAATTGAAATTTGGAGAAGAGTGACTCAAACAAAAAGCTAAGACTTCAAAAGATAAATAGTTTACCATGGAACTTTAAGTTACTATTATTACTTAAGGCTGTTCCAtttcaaaggaaggaaatgagtCTGTCTGCCTCTGCCACTGAAAATGCTTTAGCTTCCATC
It includes:
- the CHD4 gene encoding chromodomain-helicase-DNA-binding protein 4 isoform X8; this translates as MASGIGSPSPCSGGSDDDEMEILLNNAIPQHPEHEEEPEEELLSEADTPKIKKKKKPKKLKEPKVPKLSKRQKKELGDSSGEGNEFVEEEEEVLRSDSEGSDYTPGKKKKKKLGPKKEKKNKAKRKEEEEEEEEDDDSKEPKSSAQLLEDWGMEDIDHIFTEEDYRTLTNYKAFSQFVRPLIAAKNPKIAVSKMMMVLGAKWREFSTNNPFKGSSGASVAAAAAAAVAVVESMVTNVDTVLPQPPVDVPLRKAKTKEGKGPNARRKPKASPRIPDIKKPKTKKVAPLKIKLGGFGSKRKRSSSEDDDLDVESDFDDASINSYSVSDGSTSRSSRSRKKLKAGKKKKKGEEDSTVAVDGYETDHQDYCEVCQQGGEIILCDTCPRAYHMVCLDPDMEKAPEGKWSCPHCEKEGIQWEAKEDNSEGEEILEDVVGDAEEEDDHHMEFCRVCKDGGELLCCDACPSSYHIHCLNPPLPEIPNGEWLCPRCTCPALKGKVQKILIWKWGQPPVGPAPPRPPDADPNAPPPKPLEGRPERQFFVKWQGMSYWHCSWVSELQLELHCQVMFRNYQRKNDMDEPPSGDFGGEEEKSRKRKNKDPKYAEMEERFYRYGIKPEWMMIHRILNHSVDKKGNVHYLIKWRDLPYDQASWESEDVDIQDYDLYKQAYWNHRELMRGEEGRPGKKLKKVKMRKLERPPETPTVDPTVKYDRQPEYLDVTGGTLHPYQLEGLNWLRFSWAQGTDTILADEMGLGKTVQTAVFLYSLYKEGHSKGPFLVSAPLSTIINWEREFEMWAPDMYVVTYVGDKDSRAIIRENEFTFEDNAIRGGKKASRMKKEAAVKFHVLLTSYELITIDMAILGSIDWACLIVDEAHRLKNNQSKFFRVLNGYSLQHKLLLTGTPLQNNLEELFHLLNFLTPERFHNLEGFLEEFADIAKEDQIKKLHDMLGPHMLRRLKADVFKNMPSKTELIVRVELSPMQKKYYKYILTRNFEALNARGGGNQVSLLNVVMDLKKCCNHPYLFPVAAMEAPKMPNGMYDGSALIRASGKLLLLQKMLKNLKEGGHRVLIFSQMTKMLDLLEDFLEHEGYKYERIDGGITGNMRQEAIDRFNAPGAQQFCFLLSTRAGGLGINLATADTVIIYDSDWNPHNDIQAFSRAHRIGQNKKVMIYRFVTRASVEERITQVAKKKMMLTHLVVRPGLGSKTGSMSKQELDDILKFGTEELFKDEATEGGDNKEGEDSSVIHYDDKAIERLLDRNQDETEDTELQGMNEYLSSFKVAQYVVREEEMGEEEEVEREIIKQEESVDPDYWEKLLRHHYEQQQEDLARNLGKGKRIRKQVNYNDGSQEDRGSRAVFLSDWQDDQSDNQSDYSVASEEGDEDFDERSEAARRPSRKGLRNDKDKPLPPLLARVGGNIEVLGFNARQRKAFLNAIMRYGMPPQDAFTTQWLVRDLRGKSEKEFKAYVSLFMRHLCEPGADGAETFADGVPREGLSRQHVLTRIGVMSLIRKKVQEFEHVNGRWSMPELAEIEENKKLSQPSSPSPKTPTPSTPGDTQPNTPAPVPPPEEGVKVEEGASAKEQGEPSEPEKELGASAAETEVPMEQCAQPVETPPQEAKSPVNSTEADEKKVEETEGKERPDEPMEVESKADVEKVEDRAAIENPPDPPIITLDEKDEKKDDDKRDVVMLQNGEMLKESVDERHKKAIKQRFMFNIADGGFTELHSLWQNEERAATVTKKTYEIWHRRHDYWLLAGIINHGYARWQDIQNDPRYAILNEPFKGEMNRGNFLEIKNKFLARRFKLLEQALVIEEQLRRAAYLNMSEDPSHPSMALNTRFAEVECLAESHQHLSKESMAGNKPANAVLHKVLKQLEELLSDMKADVTRLPATIARIPPVAVRLQMSERNILSRLANRSSEPPPPPPPQQVAQQQ